One genomic region from Myxocyprinus asiaticus isolate MX2 ecotype Aquarium Trade chromosome 27, UBuf_Myxa_2, whole genome shotgun sequence encodes:
- the LOC127418065 gene encoding ankyrin repeat domain-containing protein 50-like isoform X2 yields the protein MAQTSLLQGKRFYCREWVFQKIQHCLQEKTNNLSIPGTTESLNPVSGPLSGPGKAGSWGVLLVGGPGSGKTALCTELLWPGSVHVVHRRLHQHCLGFHFCRAEDSDTLCVSAFVRGLVAQICRSGLVLDYEEKVREPAVQSALQPGECERNPAETFKRCVLLPLLSCKAPSQALFVLVDSVDEGCSSGDRHQRSNIAELLAAHHELFPPWLLLLCSARRQNKHITKLFTGFRKISLDDLRKAYIVKDVQQYILHRLDQEEMLRQHLTKETAEMLNQLHIKSSGCFLYLERVLDGVVENFIMLREIRDIPGTLNGLYLWLCQRLFVRKQFAKVQPILNVILAACKPLTVRELYHAVWTKSMTLTMEDFQKKMDILSKLLVDGLGSTKILFHYSFAEWLLDVKHCTQKYLCNAAEGHRMMAMSYTCRAKQLKPLEVQEFAYHLINSNLQMEPFNLALWMVWNGTPAKDSLSTSIPKEQEVLQLLVKAGAHVNNEDEHASCIVQQALEREDSIQTLLDNGASVNQTDSSGRTLLANAAYSGNLDVVNLLISRRVNMELEDNHGQTALTLAARQGHTKVVNCLIGCDANINHTDHDGWTALRSAAWGGHSEVVSALLYAGAKVDCADADSRTALRAAAWGGHEDIVLNLLQHGAEVNKADNEGRTALIAAAYMGHREIVEHLLDHGAEVNHEDVDGRTALSVAALCVPASKGHASVVSLLIDRGAEVDHCDKDCMTPLLVAAYEGHVDVVDLLLEGGADVDHTDNNGRTPLLAAASMGHASVVNTLLFWGAAVDSIDSEGRTVLSIASAQGNVEVVRTLLDRGLDENHRDDAGWTPLHMAAFEGHRQICDALIEQGAPCTEVDNDGRIPLILAAQEGHYDCVHILLENKSCIDQRGYDGRNALRVAALEGHRDIVELLLSHGADIDFKDADGRPTLYILALENQLAMAEYFLENGANVEASDMDGRTALHVSCWQGHVEMVRLLINYHANVNSCDNEKRSALQSAAWQGHTKVVQILIDNSTVVDHMCNQGATALGIAAQEGHIDVVQILLEHGADPNHADQFGRTAMRVAAKGGHTSIIKLLEKYGATSFNGCNPSPIHTMEQQTPVSVARKVQSPTIKSSSSGSTGAGEVHSTDRVQSNGPVHPFSSPSGSPDSTVDRQKSSLSNNSLKSSKNSSLRTTSSTATAQTVPIDSVHALSFIEQIQQHSLPRSRSRQSIVSPSSTTRSIGTQPGSPTTEFDWSQEKPGLKSTKASKNGNNCSNKGKSDVLIFICHSESDCAKANAFICKRTEAIVPHFSVEHLMMKGT from the exons ATGGCCCAGACCAGTCTACTGCAGGGCAAACGCTTCTACTGCCGTGAGTGGGTGTTCCAGAAGATCCAGCATTGCCTACAAGAGAAAACCAACAACCTCAGCATTCCTGGAACAACCGAATCGCTGAACCCCGTCAGCGGCCCGCTCTCTGGGCCAGGGAAGGCAGGATCGTGGGGGGTTCTGCTGGTGGGCGGGCCAGGCAGTGGGAAGACGGCTTTGTGTACGGAGTTACTGTGGCCTGGTTCCGTTCACGTCGTCCACCGCAGGCTGCACCAGCACTGTCTGGGCTTCCACTTCTGCCGGGCGGAAGATTCGGATACGCTATGTGTAAGCGCATTTGTCCGTGGGCTGGTGGCTCAGATATGCCGGTCAGGACTCGTCCTGGATTATGAGGAGAAAGTGCGAGAGCCGGCAGTCCAGAGCGCTCTTCAGCCGGGAGAGTGTGAGAGAAATCCAGCCGAAACATTCAAGAG GTGTGTGTTGTTGCCATTGTTGAGCTGTAAAGCTCCGTCTCAGGCTCTGTTTGTGTTGGTGGATTCAGTGGATGAGGGCTGTTCATCAGGAGACAGACATCAGAGGTCAAATATCGCCGAGCTGCTGGCCGCCCATCATGAGCTCTTCCCGCCCTGGCTGCTGCTGCTCTGCTCCGCTCGACGACAGAACAAGCACATCACGAAACTCTTCACAG GTTTCCGAAAGATCAGCCTGGATGACCTACGGAAGGCCTACATTGTAAAAGATGTGCAACAGTACATCCTCCACCGGCTAGACCAAGAGGAGATGCTACGGCAACACCTCACCAAGGAGACAGCAGAGATGCTGAACCAGCTTCACATCAAAAGCAGCGGCTGTTTCCTGTACCTTGAGCGTGTTCTCGACGGAGTGGTTGAGAACTTTATCATGCTCCGGGAAATTCGAGACATCCCCGGAACGCTGAATGGACTCTACCTTTGGCTCTGCCAGAGACTGTTTGTCAGAAAGCAGTTTGCCAAAGTCCAACCCATCCTAAACGTGATTCTGGCTGCCTGCAAACCACTGACTGTCAGGGAGCTTTATCATGCCGTCTGGACTAAAAGCATGACTCTGACGATGGAGGACTTTCAGAAGAAGATGGATATTCTTTCCAAGCTCCTAGTTGATGGACTTGGCAGCACTAAGATCTTGTTTCACTACAGCTTTGCTGAATGGCTCCTGGATGTTAAACACTGCACACAAAAATACCTTTGCAATGCGGCTGAAGGGCATCGAATGATGGCTATGAGTTACACATGCAGAGCGAAGCAGCTGAAACCTCTGGAGGTGCAGGAGTTTGCCTACCACCTGATCAACTCTAACCTGCAGATGGAGCCATTTAATCTTGCCCTTTGGATGGTATGGAATGGTACACCTGCAAAAGACTCCCTGTCCACATCAATACCAAAAGAACAGGAGGTACTCCAGCTGCTGGTCAAAGCTGGAGCTCATGTAAACAATGAAGATGAACATGCTTCATGCATAGTGCAACAAGCCCTGGAACGTGAGGACTCTATTCAAACTCTGCTAGATAATGGGGCATCTGTTAACCAAACTGACTCCAGTGGTAGAACTCTGTTAGCCAATGCTGCATACAGCGGCAATCTGGATGTTGTGAACCTACTTATCTCCAGGAGAGTCAACATGGAGTTAGAGGACAACCACGGACAGACTGCACTTACTCTTGCAGCTAGACAGGGCCACACCAAGGTGGTCAACTGTCTCATTGGGTGTGATGCTAACATCAACCACACAGACCATGACGGCTGGACTGCCCTTAGGTCTGCAGCCTGGGGAGGTCACTCAGAGGTTGTGTCTGCACTCTTGTATGCAGGTGCTAAGGTGGACTGTGCAGACGCAGACAGTAGGACCGCCCTGAGAGCTGCTGCCTGGGGAGGCCATGAGGATATTGTTCTCAACCTTCTTCAACATGGAGCCGAAGTCAACAAGGCAGATAATGAAGGACGAACTGCACTAATCGCTGCTGCATATATGGGGCACCGAGAGATTGTGGAGCATCTATTGGATCATGGAGCTGAGGTCAACCATGAGGACGTGGATGGCAGAACGGCGCTCTCCGTTGCAGCTCTTTGCGTGCCAGCCAGCAAGGGTCACGCCTCCGTTGTAAGTCTACTAATCGACCGTGGAGCGGAGGTTGACCACTGTGACAAAGACTGTATGACCCCGCTTCTGGTTGCCGCCTATGAAGGCCATGTGGATGTGGTAGATCTGCTTCTAGAAGGAGGTGCAGATGTTGATCACACTGATAACAATGGGAGAACACCTCTGCTCGCTGCAGCATCCATGGGACATGCTTCTGTTGTCAATACTCTGCTGTTCTGGGGTGCAGCAGTTGACAGTATTGACAGTGAAGGCAGAACTGTGTTGAGCATTGCATCTGCACAGGGGAATGTGGAGGTTGTCCGAACTCTGCTGGACAGAGGACTGGATGAGAACCACAGAGATGATGCAGGCTGGACACCACTACATATGGCTGCTTTTGAGGGACACAGACAAATATGTGATGCTCTCATTGAACAAGGTGCCCCCTGCACAGAGGTTGATAATGATGGACGTATCCCATTGATTCTGGCTGCTCAAGAGGGCCATTACGACTGTGTGCACATCCTTCTAGAGAATAAGTCCTGTATCGACCAGAGAGGTTACGATGGTAGAAATGCTCTCAGAGTTGCAGCGCTTGAGGGACACAGAGATATTGTGGAGTTGTTGCTGAGTCATGGGGCAGATATTGACTTCAAGGATGCAGACGGTCGTCCAACACTTTACATCCTGGCACTTGAGAATCAGCTGGCCATGGCAGAGTACTTTCTTGAAAATGGAGCAAATGTAGAGGCCAGTGATATGGATGGAAGAACAGCCCTACATGTGTCGTGTTGGCAGGGCCATGTCGAGATGGTCCGACTGCTGATTAACTACCATGCAAATGTGAACTCATGTGATAATGAAAAGCGATCGGCCCTCCAATCAGCGGCTTGGCAGGGGCACACAAAGGTTGTTCAGATCTTGATTGACAACAGCACTGTTGTAGATCACATGTGCAACCAGGGTGCTACTGCTCTTGGCATTGCAGCTCAGGAGGGGCACATCGATGTGGTCCAGATTCTTCTAGAACATGGTGCAGATCCTAATCACGCTGATCAGTTTGGTCGCACTGCCATGAGAGTGGCAGCCAAAGGTGGTCACACTTCCATCATTAAACTCTTGGAGAAATATGGCGCCACAAGTTTCAATGGCTGTAACCCGTCCCCCATCCACACCATGGAGCAACAAACACCAGTATCAGTTGCTAGGAAAGTTCAATCACCTACTATAAAGTCCAGCAGCTCTGGAAGCACAGGAGCTGGAGAAGTGCATTCTACGGATCGGGTACAATCCAATGGACCCGTTCACCCGTTCAGCTCCCCATCAGGGTCTCCAGACTCAACCGTAGACCGACAGAAGTCCTCGCTGTCCAACAACTCACTCAAAAGTTCAAAAAACTCTTCCCTGAGGACCACCTCATCCACCGCAACAGCCCAGACTGTTCCCATTGACAGCGTCCATGCCCTCTCCTTCATTGAGCAGATCCAGCAGCATTCACTGCCTCGCAGTCGCAGTCGGCAATCTATCGTTTCTCCATCCTCCACCACCAGGTCCATCGGCACTCAGCCTGGCTCTCCGACCACCGAGTTTGACTGGAGCCAGGAAAAGCCAGGCCTCAAATCCACCAAAGCATCCAAGAACGGCAACAACTGCTCCAACAAAGGAAAATCTG aTGTCTTGATCTTTATTTGCCATTCAGAAAGTGACTGTGCCAAAGCAAACGCTTTCATCTGCAAAAGAACTGAAGCCATTGTTCCACACTTTTCTGTGGAACATCTCATGATGAAAGGAACTTGA
- the LOC127418065 gene encoding ankyrin repeat domain-containing protein 50-like isoform X1 has product MAQTSLLQGKRFYCREWVFQKIQHCLQEKTNNLSIPGTTESLNPVSGPLSGPGKAGSWGVLLVGGPGSGKTALCTELLWPGSVHVVHRRLHQHCLGFHFCRAEDSDTLCVSAFVRGLVAQICRSGLVLDYEEKVREPAVQSALQPGECERNPAETFKRCVLLPLLSCKAPSQALFVLVDSVDEGCSSGDRHQRSNIAELLAAHHELFPPWLLLLCSARRQNKHITKLFTGFRKISLDDLRKAYIVKDVQQYILHRLDQEEMLRQHLTKETAEMLNQLHIKSSGCFLYLERVLDGVVENFIMLREIRDIPGTLNGLYLWLCQRLFVRKQFAKVQPILNVILAACKPLTVRELYHAVWTKSMTLTMEDFQKKMDILSKLLVDGLGSTKILFHYSFAEWLLDVKHCTQKYLCNAAEGHRMMAMSYTCRAKQLKPLEVQEFAYHLINSNLQMEPFNLALWMVWNGTPAKDSLSTSIPKEQEVLQLLVKAGAHVNNEDEHASCIVQQALEREDSIQTLLDNGASVNQTDSSGRTLLANAAYSGNLDVVNLLISRRVNMELEDNHGQTALTLAARQGHTKVVNCLIGCDANINHTDHDGWTALRSAAWGGHSEVVSALLYAGAKVDCADADSRTALRAAAWGGHEDIVLNLLQHGAEVNKADNEGRTALIAAAYMGHREIVEHLLDHGAEVNHEDVDGRTALSVAALCVPASKGHASVVSLLIDRGAEVDHCDKDCMTPLLVAAYEGHVDVVDLLLEGGADVDHTDNNGRTPLLAAASMGHASVVNTLLFWGAAVDSIDSEGRTVLSIASAQGNVEVVRTLLDRGLDENHRDDAGWTPLHMAAFEGHRQICDALIEQGAPCTEVDNDGRIPLILAAQEGHYDCVHILLENKSCIDQRGYDGRNALRVAALEGHRDIVELLLSHGADIDFKDADGRPTLYILALENQLAMAEYFLENGANVEASDMDGRTALHVSCWQGHVEMVRLLINYHANVNSCDNEKRSALQSAAWQGHTKVVQILIDNSTVVDHMCNQGATALGIAAQEGHIDVVQILLEHGADPNHADQFGRTAMRVAAKGGHTSIIKLLEKYGATSFNGCNPSPIHTMEQQTPVSVARKVQSPTIKSSSSGSTGAGEVHSTDRVQSNGPVHPFSSPSGSPDSTVDRQKSSLSNNSLKSSKNSSLRTTSSTATAQTVPIDSVHALSFIEQIQQHSLPRSRSRQSIVSPSSTTRSIGTQPGSPTTEFDWSQEKPGLKSTKASKNGNNCSNKGKSGKKSKNSFHSQGQIVEYELTQFDKRLVLNKPVSSIAVKDPQSKIMVGRSGALDSSQSHEQFYIQPQSCAEKKRNGIMTNPNYHLQGNQVFFGRVSVPRTVSSRGHQDLLDNYPIGDTELSLKQALQLQIEGSELGINCKKETPL; this is encoded by the exons ATGGCCCAGACCAGTCTACTGCAGGGCAAACGCTTCTACTGCCGTGAGTGGGTGTTCCAGAAGATCCAGCATTGCCTACAAGAGAAAACCAACAACCTCAGCATTCCTGGAACAACCGAATCGCTGAACCCCGTCAGCGGCCCGCTCTCTGGGCCAGGGAAGGCAGGATCGTGGGGGGTTCTGCTGGTGGGCGGGCCAGGCAGTGGGAAGACGGCTTTGTGTACGGAGTTACTGTGGCCTGGTTCCGTTCACGTCGTCCACCGCAGGCTGCACCAGCACTGTCTGGGCTTCCACTTCTGCCGGGCGGAAGATTCGGATACGCTATGTGTAAGCGCATTTGTCCGTGGGCTGGTGGCTCAGATATGCCGGTCAGGACTCGTCCTGGATTATGAGGAGAAAGTGCGAGAGCCGGCAGTCCAGAGCGCTCTTCAGCCGGGAGAGTGTGAGAGAAATCCAGCCGAAACATTCAAGAG GTGTGTGTTGTTGCCATTGTTGAGCTGTAAAGCTCCGTCTCAGGCTCTGTTTGTGTTGGTGGATTCAGTGGATGAGGGCTGTTCATCAGGAGACAGACATCAGAGGTCAAATATCGCCGAGCTGCTGGCCGCCCATCATGAGCTCTTCCCGCCCTGGCTGCTGCTGCTCTGCTCCGCTCGACGACAGAACAAGCACATCACGAAACTCTTCACAG GTTTCCGAAAGATCAGCCTGGATGACCTACGGAAGGCCTACATTGTAAAAGATGTGCAACAGTACATCCTCCACCGGCTAGACCAAGAGGAGATGCTACGGCAACACCTCACCAAGGAGACAGCAGAGATGCTGAACCAGCTTCACATCAAAAGCAGCGGCTGTTTCCTGTACCTTGAGCGTGTTCTCGACGGAGTGGTTGAGAACTTTATCATGCTCCGGGAAATTCGAGACATCCCCGGAACGCTGAATGGACTCTACCTTTGGCTCTGCCAGAGACTGTTTGTCAGAAAGCAGTTTGCCAAAGTCCAACCCATCCTAAACGTGATTCTGGCTGCCTGCAAACCACTGACTGTCAGGGAGCTTTATCATGCCGTCTGGACTAAAAGCATGACTCTGACGATGGAGGACTTTCAGAAGAAGATGGATATTCTTTCCAAGCTCCTAGTTGATGGACTTGGCAGCACTAAGATCTTGTTTCACTACAGCTTTGCTGAATGGCTCCTGGATGTTAAACACTGCACACAAAAATACCTTTGCAATGCGGCTGAAGGGCATCGAATGATGGCTATGAGTTACACATGCAGAGCGAAGCAGCTGAAACCTCTGGAGGTGCAGGAGTTTGCCTACCACCTGATCAACTCTAACCTGCAGATGGAGCCATTTAATCTTGCCCTTTGGATGGTATGGAATGGTACACCTGCAAAAGACTCCCTGTCCACATCAATACCAAAAGAACAGGAGGTACTCCAGCTGCTGGTCAAAGCTGGAGCTCATGTAAACAATGAAGATGAACATGCTTCATGCATAGTGCAACAAGCCCTGGAACGTGAGGACTCTATTCAAACTCTGCTAGATAATGGGGCATCTGTTAACCAAACTGACTCCAGTGGTAGAACTCTGTTAGCCAATGCTGCATACAGCGGCAATCTGGATGTTGTGAACCTACTTATCTCCAGGAGAGTCAACATGGAGTTAGAGGACAACCACGGACAGACTGCACTTACTCTTGCAGCTAGACAGGGCCACACCAAGGTGGTCAACTGTCTCATTGGGTGTGATGCTAACATCAACCACACAGACCATGACGGCTGGACTGCCCTTAGGTCTGCAGCCTGGGGAGGTCACTCAGAGGTTGTGTCTGCACTCTTGTATGCAGGTGCTAAGGTGGACTGTGCAGACGCAGACAGTAGGACCGCCCTGAGAGCTGCTGCCTGGGGAGGCCATGAGGATATTGTTCTCAACCTTCTTCAACATGGAGCCGAAGTCAACAAGGCAGATAATGAAGGACGAACTGCACTAATCGCTGCTGCATATATGGGGCACCGAGAGATTGTGGAGCATCTATTGGATCATGGAGCTGAGGTCAACCATGAGGACGTGGATGGCAGAACGGCGCTCTCCGTTGCAGCTCTTTGCGTGCCAGCCAGCAAGGGTCACGCCTCCGTTGTAAGTCTACTAATCGACCGTGGAGCGGAGGTTGACCACTGTGACAAAGACTGTATGACCCCGCTTCTGGTTGCCGCCTATGAAGGCCATGTGGATGTGGTAGATCTGCTTCTAGAAGGAGGTGCAGATGTTGATCACACTGATAACAATGGGAGAACACCTCTGCTCGCTGCAGCATCCATGGGACATGCTTCTGTTGTCAATACTCTGCTGTTCTGGGGTGCAGCAGTTGACAGTATTGACAGTGAAGGCAGAACTGTGTTGAGCATTGCATCTGCACAGGGGAATGTGGAGGTTGTCCGAACTCTGCTGGACAGAGGACTGGATGAGAACCACAGAGATGATGCAGGCTGGACACCACTACATATGGCTGCTTTTGAGGGACACAGACAAATATGTGATGCTCTCATTGAACAAGGTGCCCCCTGCACAGAGGTTGATAATGATGGACGTATCCCATTGATTCTGGCTGCTCAAGAGGGCCATTACGACTGTGTGCACATCCTTCTAGAGAATAAGTCCTGTATCGACCAGAGAGGTTACGATGGTAGAAATGCTCTCAGAGTTGCAGCGCTTGAGGGACACAGAGATATTGTGGAGTTGTTGCTGAGTCATGGGGCAGATATTGACTTCAAGGATGCAGACGGTCGTCCAACACTTTACATCCTGGCACTTGAGAATCAGCTGGCCATGGCAGAGTACTTTCTTGAAAATGGAGCAAATGTAGAGGCCAGTGATATGGATGGAAGAACAGCCCTACATGTGTCGTGTTGGCAGGGCCATGTCGAGATGGTCCGACTGCTGATTAACTACCATGCAAATGTGAACTCATGTGATAATGAAAAGCGATCGGCCCTCCAATCAGCGGCTTGGCAGGGGCACACAAAGGTTGTTCAGATCTTGATTGACAACAGCACTGTTGTAGATCACATGTGCAACCAGGGTGCTACTGCTCTTGGCATTGCAGCTCAGGAGGGGCACATCGATGTGGTCCAGATTCTTCTAGAACATGGTGCAGATCCTAATCACGCTGATCAGTTTGGTCGCACTGCCATGAGAGTGGCAGCCAAAGGTGGTCACACTTCCATCATTAAACTCTTGGAGAAATATGGCGCCACAAGTTTCAATGGCTGTAACCCGTCCCCCATCCACACCATGGAGCAACAAACACCAGTATCAGTTGCTAGGAAAGTTCAATCACCTACTATAAAGTCCAGCAGCTCTGGAAGCACAGGAGCTGGAGAAGTGCATTCTACGGATCGGGTACAATCCAATGGACCCGTTCACCCGTTCAGCTCCCCATCAGGGTCTCCAGACTCAACCGTAGACCGACAGAAGTCCTCGCTGTCCAACAACTCACTCAAAAGTTCAAAAAACTCTTCCCTGAGGACCACCTCATCCACCGCAACAGCCCAGACTGTTCCCATTGACAGCGTCCATGCCCTCTCCTTCATTGAGCAGATCCAGCAGCATTCACTGCCTCGCAGTCGCAGTCGGCAATCTATCGTTTCTCCATCCTCCACCACCAGGTCCATCGGCACTCAGCCTGGCTCTCCGACCACCGAGTTTGACTGGAGCCAGGAAAAGCCAGGCCTCAAATCCACCAAAGCATCCAAGAACGGCAACAACTGCTCCAACAAAGGAAAATCTGGTAAGAAGTCCAAGAACAGCTTTCATTCACAGGGTCAAATAGTGGAGTATGAGCTGACTCAGTTTGATAAAAGGCTTGTGCTTAATAAGCCAGTGTCCAGTATTGCTGTGAAGGACCCTCAGAGTAAGATCATGGTGGGCAGATCTGGTGCTCTAGATTCTAGCCAATCACACGAGCAGTTTTACATTCAGCCACAGAGCTGTGCAGAGAAGAAGAGGAATGGAATCATGACCAACCCCAACTATCACCTGCAGGGAAACCAGGTTTTTTTTGGGAGAGTATCAGTCCCCAGAACTGTTTCCAGTAGGGGACATCAGGACCTACTGGACAATTACCCAATAGGGGATACAGAATTAAGCCTTAAACAAGCCCTACAGCTCCAGATTGAAGGATCAGAACTTGggataaactgcaaaaaagaaaCGCCATTATAA